A single window of Neospora caninum Liverpool complete genome, chromosome XII DNA harbors:
- a CDS encoding V-type ATP synthase beta chain, related, translating to MAAQAAKADAAMAHAAAASRDYRVAPRLDYRTVAGVEGPLVILDDVKFPMYKEIVNIHLGDGSVREGQVLEVRGKRAVVQVFEGTSGIDTRQCHAEFTGDVLKMPISEEMLGRAFNGSGKPIDRGPRVLAEEFLDIDGCPLNPQCRVYPKEMIQTGISAIDVMNSVVRGQKIPLFSAAGLPHNEIGAQICRQASLVAGKDVKDHSDENFAVVFGAMGVNMETARFFRQDFEENGSMERVALFLNLANDPTIERIITPRLALTTAEYLAYEREMHVFVILTDMTAYADALREISAAREEVPGRRGYPGYMYTDLSMIYERAGRVEGRNGSITQFPILTMPNDDITHPVPDLTGYITEGQIFVDRGLHNRQIYPPINVLPSLSRLMKSGIGRGMTREDHPQVSDQLYANYAIGQDTRAMKAVVGEEALSPDDLLYLEFTDKFENRLLTQGPYENRSIFQSLDIAWELLRIFPEDMLKKIKEEELRKYYPRDKYLEEQERNDKRVPPS from the exons atGGCGGCACAGGCAGCAAAGGCCGACGCTGCgatggcgcatgcagcggcggcgTCCCGCGACTACcgcgtcgctcctcgcctcgacTACCGAACGGTGGCAGGCGTCGAAGGGCCGCTCGTCATTCTGGATGATGTGAAGTTTCCCATGTACAAAGAGATTGTGAACATCCACCTCGGAGATGGATCCGTCAGAGAGGGACAG GTCTTGGAGGTCCGCGGAAAGCGCGCGGTGGTTCAGGTGTTTGAGGGGACTTCTGGAATCGATACGCGGCAATGCCACGCAGAGTTCACCGGGGACGTCTTGAAGATGCCAATCAGCGAGGAGATGCTGGGGCGAGCTTTCAACGGGAGCGGGAAGCCGATTGACCGGGGCccgcgcgttctcgccgaGGAATTCCTCGACATCGACGGCTGCCCCCTCAATCCGCAGTGTCGTGTGTATCCCAAGGAGATGATTCAGACGGGGATCTCTGCGATCGACGTGATGAACAGCGTCGTCCGAGGCCAAAAGATTCCGCTTTTCTCGGCTGCCGGGTTGCCGCACAACGAGATTGGCGCTCAGATATGCAGGCAGGCGAGTCTGGTGGCGGGGAAAGACGTGAAGGACCACTCGGACGAGAACTTCGCGGTCGTCTTTGGCGCGATGGGCGTGAACATGGAGACGGCGCGATTCTTCCGCCAGGACTTCGAGGAGAACGGCAGCATGGAGCGCGTCGCGCTCTTTCTGAATCTCGCGAACGATCCGACAATCGAACGCATCATCACCCCCCGCCTCGCTTTGACCACCGCCGAGTACCTCGCCTATGAGCGGGAAATGCACGTCTTTGTTATCCTCACAGACATGACGGCGTACGCTGACGCGCTCCGCGAAATCtccgccgcgagagaagaagtccCTGGGCGACGCGGTTACCCCGGCTACATGTACACGGACTTGTCGATGATCTACGAACGCGCTGGACGCGTCGAGGGCCGCAACGGCTCCATCACGCAGTTCCCTATCCTCACCATGCCGAACGACGACATCACGCACCCCGTGCCCGATCTTACTGGGTACATTACAGAGGGACAAATCTTTGTCGACCGTGGGCTCCACAACCGACAAATCTATCCCCCGATCAACGTCTTGCCTTCCCTCAGTCGACTCATGAAATCCGGCATTGGCCGAGGCATGACTCGCGAAGACCACCCCCAAGTTTCCGACCAG CTGTATGCGAACTATGCGATCGGGCAGGACACGCGGGCGATGAAGGCTGTTGTTGGCGAGGAGGCTCTTTCGCCAGACGATTTGTTGTATCTGGAATTCACCGACAAGTTCGAGAACCGGCTCCTCACCCAAGGCCCGTACGAGAACCGGTCCATCTTCCAGTCTCTGGACATTGCCTGGGAACTGCTGCGTATCTTCCCCGAAGACATGCTGAAGAAAatcaaggaagaagaactcCGCAAATACTACCCGCGCGACAAGTACCTGGAGGAGCAGGAACGCAACGACAAACGCGTACCGCCTTCATGA